The following proteins are co-located in the Gossypium hirsutum isolate 1008001.06 chromosome A02, Gossypium_hirsutum_v2.1, whole genome shotgun sequence genome:
- the LOC107951731 gene encoding ras-related protein Rab11A: protein MANADPSQKVDYVFKVVLIGDSGVGKSQILARFARNDFSLDSKSTIGVEFQTRTLLIEHKSVKAQIWDTAGQERYRAVTSAYYRGAAGAMLVYDVTKRQTFNHIARWLEELRGHADKNIVIMLVGNKSDLEKQREVSTEDATEFAQKEGLFFLETSALAAKNVETAFLTVLTEIFNIVNKKNLVAGENQGNGNGNPTSLAGKKIIIPGPAQEIPAKSNMCCRS, encoded by the exons ATGGCAAATGCAGACCCAAGCCAGAAGGTTGACTACGTTTTCAAAGTAGTGTTGATCGGTGATTCAGGTGTGGGTAAGTCTCAAATTCTTGCTCGTTTTGCTAGAAACGACTTCAGCTTAGATTCCAAGTCTACCATCGGAGTTGAGTTTCAGACTAGAACCCTCCTCATTGAGCACAAGAGTGTTAAGGCTCAGATCTGGGACACTGCTGGTCAAGAACG ATACAGGGCTGTTACGAGTGCATACTATAGGGGTGCTGCCGGGGCAATGCTGGTTTATGATGTAACGAAACGCCAGACCTTCAATCACATCGCACGCTGGCTAGAAGAGTTGCGTGGTCATGCTGACAAGAACATTGTTATAATGCTGGTTGGGAACAAAAGTGACCTCGAAAAGCAGCGGGAAGTCTCAACAGAGGATGCCACCGAATTTGCTCAAAAGGAAGGACTATTTTTCTTGGAGACCTCAGCTCTTGCAGCGAAAAATGTTGAGACCGCATTCTTAACAGTGCTTACTGAGATCTTCAACATAGTGAACAAGAAAAACCTAGTTGCCGGTGAGAATCAAGGGAACGGCAATGGCAATCCCACGTCACTAGCAGGCAAGAAAATCATCATTCCAGGTCCAGCTCAAGAAATTCCAGCAAAGAGCAACATGTGTTGTAGATCATGA
- the LOC107951730 gene encoding RNA cytosine-C(5)-methyltransferase NSUN2 has translation MGGRRGSRTQRKHFKQSRENVWKRPKTESSSDPNNPAWQPFATQNPSFDEYYKEQRIVSPEEWDAFMEMLRKPLPAAFRINATSQFCEDIRSQLANDFMKSLQAEAIEGGDLEPIKPLPWYPDNLAWQSNFSRMQLRKNQTLERFHEFLKLETEIGNISRQEAVSMVPPLFLDVRPDHFVLDVCAAPGSKTFQLLEIIYHSAKERFLPDGMVLANDLDVQRCNLLIHQTKRMCTANLIVTNHEGQHFPGCRSHKNFSNGSETTNNLEQSITQLLFDRVLCDVPCSGDGTLRKAPDIWRKWNGGMGNGLHCLQIHIAMRGLSLLKVGGRMVYSTCSMNPVENEAVVAEILRRCGGSVELVDVSNELPQLIRRPGLTKWKVRDKGVWLPSYKDARKLQRNGIVPSMFPSGKNYADLTNNNQKSENGESVNAEDVVQPDDTISSIDDLEEEVSDLPLQRCMRIVPHDQNTGAFFIAVLHKVSHLPAIPDKSATSQGKLSTRSELYENLSDQATEEINGLEVSSVDGADEKILEVASKAEENISEMALEAADEKISEETSEVDEKISEVALEADLVDDEPAGGAPESNSSEAADKKTDSAKTGEKRKLQIQSKWKGVDPVLFFQDETIINSIKTFYGIDESFPFTGHLVTRNKDANHVKRIYYVSKSVKDVLDLNFRVGQQLKITSVGLKMFERQSSREGSSAPCSFRISSEGLPVILPYITKQILYASPADFKHLLQYKSIKFADFVDADFGQKAADLMLGCCVIVLREDHIQADALAIAIGCWKGRSSLSVMVTAMDCQELLERLSARMETEKNGTLAPESLGVLDKKQDMSGENGTPLEDHNVEAMKIQDTNASE, from the exons ATGGGAGGTCGAAGAGGGTCTCGTACTCAAAGGAAACATTTTAAACAAAGCAGAGAAAATGTTTGGAAACGACCAAAAACCGAGTCTTCATCTGACCCCAATAACCCTGCTTGGCAGCCTTTTGCTACTCAAAACCCTTCCTTTGATGAATATTACAaa GAACAAAGGATTGTTTCTCCTGAGGAATGGGATGCTTTCATGGAAATGCTTAGAAAACCATTACCTGCTGCTTTCAGAATTAATGCCAC TAGCCAATTTTGTGAGGATATTCGTTCACAGTTAGCGAATGATTTTATGAAATCTCTTCAAGCTGAA gCTATTGAAGGGGGTGATTTGGAGCCTATAAAACCTTTGCCTTGGTACCCTGATAACCTTGCTTGGCAATCGAATTTTTCACGCATGCAGCTAAGGAAAAACCAAACTCTTGAGAG GTTTCATGAGTTTTTGAAACTTGAAACTGAAATAGGGAACATCAGTCGACAGGAGGCTGTCAGCATG GTGCCTCCTCTATTCCTTGATGTACGTCCTGATCATTTTGTACTTGATG TGTGCGCAGCACCCGGTTCAAAAACTTTTCAGTTGCTTGAAATTATATACCACTCAGCTAAAGAACGATTTTTACCAGATGGCATg GTTCTAGCAAATGATCTTGATGTACAAAGATGTAACCTTCTCATCCACCAAACAAAAAGAATGTGCACTGCTAACCTGATAGTTACAAATCATGAAGGTCAACACTTCCCTGGCTGCCGTTCCCACAAAAATTTCTCAAATGGTTCAGAAACAACAAATAACTTGGAGCAGAGCATTACTCAACTTCTCTTTGACCGTGTATTATGTGATGTGCCCTGCAGTGGTGATGGTACTCTCCGCAAGGCTCCTGATATCTGGCGTAAATG GAATGGAGGAATGGGCAATGGACTTCACTGCCTACAGATTCACATTGCCATGCGAG GTCTATCTTTGTTGAAAGTTGGTGGAAGAATGGTTTATTCAACCTGCTCCATGAATCCAGTTGAAAATGAAGCTGTGGTTGCTGAG ATTTTACGAAGATGTGGAGGGTCTGTTGAACTGGTTGATGTCTCAAATGAACTGCCTCAATTAATTCGTCGACCAGGTCTAACTAAATGGAAG GTACGTGATAAGGGAGTCTGGTTACCATCATACAAGGATGCTCGCAAGTTGCAAAGAAATGGGATTGTTCCTAGCATGTTCCCTTCTGGCAAAAATTATGCGGATTTAACTAACAACAACCAGAAGAGTGAGAATGGTGAAAGTGTAAATGCTGAAGATGTAGTTCAGCCAGATGATACCATTTCTTCGATTGATGATTTGGAGGAAGAAGTTTCTGATCTCCCACTACAACGCTGCATGAGGATAGTGCCTCATGATCAGAACACAGGAGCCTTTTTCATTGCTGTCCTCCACAAAGTTTCTCATTTGCCAG CAATTCCTGACAAGTCTGCTACTTCACAAGGAAAATTATCAACTAGAAGTGAACTGTATGAAAATTTGTCAGACCAAGCTACTGAAGAAATTAATGGATTAGAAGTTAGTTCTGTGGATGGGGCAGATGAAAAGATCTTGGAAGTTGCTTCAAAGGCTGAAGAAAATATCTCTGAGATGGCTTTGGAGGCTGCTGATGAAAAGATCTCAGAAGAGACTTCAGAGGTTGATGAAAAGATCTCTGAGGTGGCTTTAGAAGCGGATTTAGTTGATGATGAACCAGCTGGAGGTGCTCCAGAGAGCAATTCTTCTGAAGCAGCTGATAAGAAAACCGATTCTGCAAAAACAGGAGAGAAGAGGAAATTGCAGATTCAGAGCAAGTGGAAAGGCGTCGACCCCGTTCTTTTCTTCCAAGATGAAACTATAATAAACAGCATTAAGACATTTTATGGTATTGATGAATCCTTCCCTTTCACTGGCCACCTTGTTACAAGAAACAAGGATGCTAACCATGTGAAGAGAATTTATTATGTTTCAAAATCAGTTAAGGATGTTTTGGACTTGAATTTTCGAGTTGGACAGCAACTGAAGATAACTTCCGTTGGCCTGAAGATGTTT GAGCGCCAATCATCTAGAGAAGGTTCCTCGGCACCATGCTCATTCAGGATTTCATCAGAAGGGTTGCCTGTGATTCTCCCATACATTACCAAACAAATACTGTATGCTTCCCCAGCAGATTTCAAGCATCTTTTGCAatataaatcaatcaaatttGCTGACTTTGTTGATGCTGATTTCGGTCAGAAGGCAGCAGACCTGATGTTAGGCTGCTGTGTGATTGTTTTGAGAGAAG ACCATATCCAAGCAGATGCATTGGCAATAGCCATTGGCTGCTGGAAAGGCCGGTCGAGTTTGAGTGTGATGGTTACAGCAATGGACTGCCAGGAACTGCTGGAAAGGCTTTCAGCACGCATGGAGACTGAAAAGAATGGAACTTTGGCACCCGAAAGCCTTGGCGTGCTAGATAAGAAACAAGATATGAGTGGTGAAAATGGAACCCCACTGGAGGATCACAATGTTGAAGCAATGAAAATACAGGATACCAATGCTAGTGAATAG